The sequence gcctcgccagcggcccgaaagtcgccgaattatccgatttgcggtcaaatctgtccgaaataacgagcgcccagtctcatagagtgatgcgtgtatttacagggaccagatgacgtgtccgaattaaccgattttccgaattaacgagagtcgaattaacgagcttttactgtattagtcACATCCTAGAAATGGTGTTTGATTATGTCAATATAATTCAGCGTCCTTTCATTTCCATCGGGACCTAACAACACGATCTGGCCGGTTGTCGATCCCTTGCACTGTTGTGGAGCATTTAAATCAATGTATATACAGTAGAcgctcattaaacggaacctgaagggacccggaaaatatgttccgtttaacaagagtttcatttactgagagatgaactggGTTGAAACATTcaggtatgaaaccaatcatgctaaaggcagttgttccatttaagcagcaattccgtttaagagatttccgtttactgagagtccactGTAGTCACGCCGATAAATTAGTATGCCTCAAGATGTCGATGCTAAGATATAATGCAAAATTACGTGCTGCGTTGTCACAATTCTGAAAAATATAAAAGCGTTCTTAAAGACCTCGTGTCATCTGCTCACCCTGACAATCCTCATCGATGGTTCCTGCGCACTTTCTTTGTGTTCAGTGAAATCAAAACACAGAATAACAGTTTGAAGGAAAAAAGATACGGGAAATGAGAAAATGGCTTTCACTTACGGAATGCAGCAAATGCGCCCAGGCCCCCGTACAACGCAGCCCCCAACTAGAACAGTTCGCGGCAGACCACGGCCAAGACCATGAGAACGGCTACTGCTGGGCAGCCGTATCCACTCCATCTGGTAATGGGCCTGCTCCACATCAACAGAAAACACTATAGGTAAATTTTCTTGACGTCCGAAATTCAACCGATTCAAGTAGTTCCGAAACATTTGTGCGGTACACTATGGGCAATAACTAATTCTTAAGTACAAAACTAATTTGAAACGCTAATTTCAGTTGGTACTGTATGCTGACGTCACTATACAGTGCGGGCTTTCCGTCACATGCTCGctcaagatatcgtgacgtttcgcTGCATGCCTACGTTAGTGACGCAAAAGCGGATGTTTTTGGTGATGCCCTAGCGGAAATTTTTtccctgacgtcatcacaaataGTCATACTAGTGTTGATTTCATTCAAAGCCATATCAAAATAAGATACCTTAGCATTTACTGTGCTTCCTGATTGCTCAGGGCCATCTCTGTATACAGGTGACTCGTAAGACAGAGTAAACTCCGCTTCGAAAACTGGTGTCAGCACCTCTTTAAAGAGCCCCAGTTAATTAAAATTATCCGCAGCCCTCCGCTACTGCGTCTCTAATAACATGCACATGCATTGGGACGTTGAACCTCCGAAAAGAACCAAAGAACCAGCACGGTAGAATATTAAACTCACCGGCAGGTTCGGACCAAAGATCTTATTGACGAGGGAGTCCGCACTGTAGATGCCACAGGTCACCAGTGCGGCCGCAACGGTAACGATCCCAGCGTGCGTGGAGAGGCAGCACTGGGCGTCAAAGTATGGGAGAGCGCCGATGAAGCAGTCGGATGCTGTTCCCACAAATGACAACACTATCCACACGGCTGTCGGTACAAAGGTTTCTGGTACAGGTTCAGGCCCGTCCACTGGAGTGTTCGGTATAGTCGTGACAACGTCCACCATCATCCAGACCTTAGTGATGAAGCTTGCGCTTAGCATCACCGTCCAATACAAGCGGTAGCTCCACCATGAAAAACACGCCGACAAGGTCGGCAAGACAGCAGTGTGCTGAAAACAGGAAACAAGGAAGGCATTGTTAA comes from Rhipicephalus sanguineus isolate Rsan-2018 chromosome 7, BIME_Rsan_1.4, whole genome shotgun sequence and encodes:
- the LOC119400940 gene encoding uncharacterized protein LOC119400940; amino-acid sequence: MLSASFITKVWMMVDVVTTIPNTPVDGPEPVPETFVPTAVWIVLSFVGTASDCFIGALPYFDAQCCLSTHAGIVTVAAALVTCGIYSADSLVNKIFGPNLPAHYQMEWIRLPSSSRSHGLGRGLPRTVLVGGCVVRGPGRICCIPSSCVCVLRNRLQPLQRRVLRVLHVAHSVGVLVESVDVQPYSPHLFIYLFI